One Sphingobacteruim zhuxiongii DNA window includes the following coding sequences:
- a CDS encoding MutS-related protein: MAATFLIDEQTLKDIQLRDFRGRTIFDFFDQAITEGGQDYFRDVFYTPLLNIEGIKARQTKIRRLEPVADVEFPFYRVIIKDLEKYIHASHSGASQGLSFLDFLGVRSPIYYYRKRSILEASEFLISSMKFYKEVNKHHPYEDMAEMIDLTQDCLSQLYKGKVFNTDKLKVNIFNIDSLDRLIRYELAAKLKKLICFFFEVDAYLAVAKISKSLGFCYPEVFPKNETGEIRMEGVYHIFHKAPVKNDVTLSNNKKIWFLTGANMAGKSSIIKTISSALYLTHIGFPVPADEIKTDLIDGVFTSINLQDNLELGYSHFYVEAIRLKEIVDQLPVDSNALIILDELFKGTNHSDASHAILDVMRNLAQVDGPYVIVSSHITELSQQLKDIPNIDFMRMKIEADENGLPVFTYKIAQGIAEEKLGMWLLKQSGVFTSIDRLKGGSAK; the protein is encoded by the coding sequence ATGGCAGCAACCTTTCTAATCGATGAACAAACCTTAAAAGATATTCAGCTAAGAGACTTTAGGGGGCGAACAATTTTTGATTTTTTTGACCAAGCAATTACTGAAGGCGGACAGGATTACTTTCGTGATGTTTTTTATACTCCTTTATTAAATATTGAGGGAATCAAAGCACGCCAAACGAAAATCCGTAGGCTCGAACCTGTTGCTGATGTTGAATTTCCTTTTTATCGGGTTATCATTAAGGATTTAGAGAAGTATATCCATGCTTCGCACTCTGGAGCAAGTCAAGGCCTTAGTTTTTTAGACTTCTTAGGTGTACGGTCGCCAATTTATTATTACCGGAAGCGATCAATTCTAGAAGCGTCGGAATTCTTAATTTCCTCCATGAAATTCTATAAGGAAGTCAATAAACATCATCCATATGAAGATATGGCTGAAATGATTGATTTAACGCAAGATTGCCTGAGTCAGCTTTATAAGGGGAAAGTATTCAATACCGATAAATTAAAAGTCAACATCTTCAATATCGATTCGCTGGATCGACTAATACGCTATGAACTTGCGGCTAAACTCAAGAAATTAATCTGTTTCTTTTTTGAGGTTGATGCCTACCTTGCCGTGGCGAAGATCTCCAAAAGTCTAGGCTTCTGCTATCCAGAAGTATTTCCGAAGAATGAAACCGGTGAGATCAGAATGGAAGGCGTTTACCATATTTTTCATAAGGCGCCTGTCAAAAACGATGTGACCTTAAGTAATAATAAGAAGATTTGGTTTCTTACCGGTGCAAATATGGCTGGGAAGTCTTCGATTATTAAGACCATATCTTCCGCGTTGTATTTAACCCATATTGGCTTTCCTGTGCCTGCCGACGAGATTAAGACCGACCTAATCGATGGTGTATTTACCAGTATCAACTTACAAGATAATCTGGAGCTCGGCTATAGCCACTTTTACGTGGAGGCTATTCGATTAAAAGAAATCGTTGATCAACTGCCTGTAGATTCGAATGCCTTAATTATCCTCGACGAATTATTCAAAGGAACTAATCATAGCGATGCATCACATGCTATTCTCGATGTTATGCGTAATCTAGCACAAGTGGATGGACCTTATGTTATTGTTTCTTCTCATATTACTGAGCTGTCTCAACAATTAAAAGATATTCCTAACATCGATTTTATGCGCATGAAAATCGAAGCCGATGAAAATGGGTTGCCAGTTTTTACGTACAAGATTGCACAGGGAATTGCAGAAGAGAAGCTAGGTATGTGGTTACTAAAACAGAGTGGTGTTTTTACTT